Part of the Spinacia oleracea cultivar Varoflay chromosome 5, BTI_SOV_V1, whole genome shotgun sequence genome, CTTTTATTACTCTACCATATGATCCCAGTAAATATTCAACTAATATGGAACCTTTGCAATGAAAGGCGGATTGTTTATAGAGAAATCACAAATTGTATATGGATTGCCATTTTCAACCAGTCATCATTTGCAACTTAGATTCCTAAAGATGATTCTATTGAGATATTTACTCTTTTACAATTCGTGATTGGAGTACACTTTCATACAACTAATTAGTCAAAGTTCAACCTCTACATTGCAAAAATAAGATAACCTGGTAACATATAAACAAATAAGTGACCAGGACTCATAACTCCACTGCCACTATTTAATTAAACCACAACTGCATTCAAGCATTATCCTCTACTTTTAAGACAATAATCCACGGAGGGAAAAACAATGAGAAACAGGGACAAAAACCGGCATTCTCTATAACAACTCAGGTGTCAAGGTCAGAATCTATCAAGATCCCAAATGGGAAACAGAAGATGTCATAACAATAGGTACTATGCAAGAGAAAATCGGTAAAATGTTATATGTGTCACGGCCACAGGTTTTATAGCAAAGTCATAAGAAAACTTAGAGAATTAGCATCTATATCTAATCATGGTCATGATCACGGAAGATGCAGAATTGAGAGGTGTACGGTGATTCCAATTTCTTAACTAAGTCCTAAATGAGTAATAAATCAAGAATCATTTCATTTTAGGAGACCTTTGTAATAGTATAATAAATCTATGTTCCCTATCCTGCGAAAATGAACAGAGTATGAATCCTTCAAGTGGCATTTGTGCTACACTAttctctcccccaaccccacaaACAGAAACCAATGTGGAATAAGTACCAAGCAACAAGTTCCATAGCAGCACATAGTCTATCATTATGATTTGCGTCACATGAACATACATAATGGATCACAGCCAATTGAAAGAGCATTGGTATTAACCTTTTTTAGCAAGGCAGTGTTGTCCGCCTTCGTCTTCCTTTGGTATCCTGGTGGAGGGCAAAACTTCCAAGGGCAAGAATTTGTCACCCCTTGCAAGCGCAAATACTTGGACTAGTAAGCTAGTGCTAGGGAAATCCCCATCCTCCATTCTGCAATTAGACACAAGGATATCATCAATAGTGAATGAATTAAACTAACTTCTTTTTTACAGAATTAAACTGTTTCATGACCCAAAATACAGCAATAGAAGATAAATAGAGTGTGATGTTGTAGACCACGAATGTCCCAAACTGCAGAAGTCCCAAACTGCTTATATGTCAAAAAGAAACACGAAGCACATAAGATGATAAGACAGTTAAATATCATAAAATTCACGATGATAAAGGATTGACAAAaagttcaaataattttcagaaTACTGATGAAAAACTTGATAATGTTGGACAACTTTCTGAATATGGTGGGGACGGTTCTGAGACCGCTTCCGAATTGAACTCATCTAGCCGTTGTTCTGGTGGCACTAATTCTGAAGCCGACGTTGTGTCTGGTATTAGGTCCCAAGATGacggaaaaaaatagaaagagaacaATATCTCTGAGAGAGTTGAGGAGCCAAAGGATTTGACTGACGAGCAAAATAAATCACGCTCAGCTGCTGATTCACCTGCAGATAAAAATGAAGTAACATCACCACCCATATCTGACAGTGTTTGAACTTAGCAATGCCAAAATGTCTTCCCGACACATTCCAACAGAAAAACACGGTACCAAACAACTAAACAAAAATCATACAACACATTTTAACCAATTAGATAAAAATGGACAAGGAATTGCATCTCAACAATGAGCACATATTTTTGGCCATTGCCACAACAAAAGACTATCACATCATCtcaaagaagacaaatgaaagtcAAAGCTCAATATtgtaaaaaaaagagaaaataaaaggAGGACAAGCACACCAGCAACTTATTCAGTCTATCCAAAGCCAATACTCTTTCTCATTCGACTCTTTTTTTCATCTTATTGGGGAGGGTGGGGAAAGGAGAAGAGGAACAGATCAAGCCTTCTGCAGTCTGTACAACAAATAACATATTCCCCAGAAACATATTGCTAATCTACTTCCATTTTAACCGATTACCATTTACAACAACCTTGGGGGAAAAAATGTCCCCGTATAGAACAAGTGTGCAAACATGACAAGGTCAAATTCATACTTTCCCGTGAAACTGGAAAACGTAACCAAAAACTGCAATTACATGAACATTAACACAAAATTGCAGCAACTGAAATTTCAGAAATTCAGAGGGGGAAACCTAAATTCGTAGTTGAAAATGAAGTAGAAAATTTCAGAAGAAAAAAGCCCTAACTTGTAGCAGAAAtcaaaaattgaaatcaaaaatCGAATAAACCCACAAGATATtcagaaattcaaaacaaaaattaaagagaagaagagagtgctgagaaaaaaaaaccctaaatctGTAGTTCGTTAGGAACAATGGTGAGGTCGCCAATGGTAGCGTGGTTGTCCGATGGTAGTACAATTCGCCGGTGGTGGTGAGTTTGTCCATGAGTTCGCCAATGGTTTCATTGCCCTGAAACCTAGATTGAATCGAGAGAAGAAGGTTTGGCCGTTTTGGGGGACAAATGACAAATGAAAGTAGAGACCCGTTGTGTAAAACGACGGATCTTTCGGtatctttttttctttattttgtatGAGAGGGAGCCGGAAGGTGGGTCCTGTGATATATAAGAGACCCCTTTAGTTAAATGAAGGGTCTctcgtattttttattttattttaacggAAAAAAAGTGGCCTTTTTTATACACTAGAGACCCTTTAATtaagataacgggtctcttgtCTTTTTCCCTCTAACTTGAAATGGGTCTTTTGACtcataagagacccgttatctatCATATTAGATCTCCTAAATCAAAGAGAGCCGTTATATTGACCAACGGGTCTTTTGctaagggtctctttgcccatttttgtagtagtgccatGGAGGGCTTCGATACAACAAGGTGGAGGAAATCGTCTTACACCTACCAGATTCTGCGAAGTGGCAACACAATTTCACCCTGAAATTCGACTATTCGGAAGGAATTGGTCGTAAACCCCAAAATCAATTGAATGAATTAAAACTCTAAGGAAACGCAAAATCAAGCACAACCCAACTGATAAATtgcaaaattaaaacacacatataaTAGTCATAACACATCACAAAATTGAAGATGAAACCCCTAAACAACGTTTTTGTGTTCTTGGCTTcaatggagagagaaagaggggcAAATATATTTTGAAGAGAAAAttgaaaaatcaaattaatttcaattGGAAAAATCAAGAATGCCTGAATTGAAACCGAAATTCAAAGAGAAATTCGAAGAATTTTGAAGAGAAATTCGAAGAATTTCAAAGAGATTCAGAGAAAATTAAAGGACGAAGAACTTCAAAGAAAGTGAGCAAACAAAGTCAACGCCGAAGTTGAAGTCGTCGTCTTCACCACCGTACCCGGCGACGTCGATGGAGTTTTTTTTTCCCAAGAAGAAATCGGTTGAGTGGAGGTGGGCGTTGTCAGGGTGAGTTTTAGGCGGTGTAGTGGTGGCGACAATGATTTGTGGTGGGTCGATGAAGCGGAGAGAAAGACACGCAAAAGAGAGAGAGGGGAGGAAGGAGGGAGGAGAAGTGACTTTCATGGCAACAGGGAAGAAGGAGCAGGGAAGAACGAAGGTGATAGAGAAAAGGAAAATAGATGGGTGGGTTAGTGGGTTAATGAATGGGTTATTTAGATTTGGTAATGGGTGGGTTGATTAAGGGTGTTAATTAGGGATTAGGTGGGCTAATTAGACGTTAATTGGTTGATTATAGGGTTGATGACGTCATTATGGATATTTGGTGTATTAAgttttgaaataggggtattttgtacattaagttttaaaatagaggtattttatgaatttttgaaagtcgatgggcatttggtgaatttcgtcaAAATTCatggatatttcatgaaaaatccgataaatttattataaaccTTGTACGCACAAGACCTTCCCTTAAAAAACCctcccaaaaaaaacaaaaagaaaaacccTCATAtccgtttctctctcctcttcaccttACCTTCTTCACTATTGTTGTGAGCGAAGTACGACGAGTGACGTCAGCAACCATGGAGACATCACTACGATATGGCGGTGATTCCAAATCTCTCAGAATGCATGCCAAGCAAAGGCTCCTCATTGACCCCGACACTTTCTTGCAGGTTTTCCTTCGTTTCCCCAACcacttttcaatttttattttctacaGATTTATGTGGTTTAATGTTCATACACTTTATACGTGCATGTTACAGTTAATTGTTAGCTTCCATTTCTTCTGTAAATGTATTAGTATTGAATTAGGTTTTAGTGCTCTTAATTTGGTAGATAATGGTTGGATTTTCCTGCATTTTTGTTGGGtttttttgaaaaagaaaaTTGGATTATGAGGTTTTGACTGGAAATTTCGCAGACTTATGATTCTAGTAGGAAAAGTTGTTCTAAATAATTTGTTGGTGAGGGGAATTTTATCAATTATCATGTTAGTATTCAGAAATTGCAGACCTCCCAGTTATGAATGGCTTAACAGAAGAATAGGAGGTGGGTTAACTGGGGTGAAGAGGAGGAATGCTAAACATCAAGTGGCAAGTGACTCAAATACAACCATTTTTAGTACCAATACATAATATGGCAGTACCAATAGCGCAAATAACTTGGATTGTTACTTCTTAGCAATGTATTGGTATACCAATACCATACTAGAGTTCGATACTAATACGAGTCACTTGTATCTATATGGAAACAAGCCACTTGAGGCTTAGAGTTCCTCGGGTAAAGAGAGAAATTACTGGTTTTTACAGGATAATACCCCGCCTTTCCAGCAGAATTGAATTGGGTTTGGTTGATTTCATTGAAGGTTATCTGAATGTTTGAAGATAACCCACTTATTCATTTACATTCTCAAGATGAAGCATGTCCGTTTTGTGGGGGTGAACTGCATTGTGCATTGGATAATGTTTCCTATGTGTTTACTGCTTCTTACCTAGGTTTTGAAGTATCGGTTGTACTTTTTTCATGATTCGTGGGAAAATTTTGTTCTTGAGTTGTTCCCTAGTCTGAGGCTCTTTGGGCTATATGCATTCGATCCCTCAATCTCTAGTTTATGTTGTATTTTGTTGTTTTCATATTATGATGTtcaatggttttttttttctttatttcagGTTCATGGAGAGTTAGATACAAGATACGGGTCACCAAACTATTTCTGTGCAATGTTGAGGCGCTTCTATAATGTATGTGCTTATCATAGTAAGCTATGTTGTTTTTAGTGATCCCAGTTTATAAGTTTcattttcttcttcctctttgCGATACTTACTATGTTGTTTTTAGTGATCCCAGTTTATAAGTTTcattttcttcttcctctttgCGATCTAAGCCGCTCTATGCTCAAACAAATCAATCTATGTTCAGTGAAAAAATTATGGTGCCCTTTATATAATTGTGTGAAGTGTTTGATTTAGCAAATATTATTTGATTATTTGACAATCTGAACCGGGATAACTTCTTGTTATCCTTCCTCTTTGTTTACATGTTGACTATTTTAATTGACAGCAACCACAGCTGGCTTCCAGTTTTGGCTTGGGAGTGCAATTTGATAAGCATGAGAAGCTTGGATACATTGTTCGTGGTAAAATGGCATTCCCTGTGACATCTAATGACTCGATTAGCTTTAACGTCAAGGGGCGATGCGAGATTGACAAAGAGTTTAAGCAGGTTAGGCTTGGTTTATAATTTCTGTTTAAATTCTTACTATGTTGATGCATTCTGGAGCATCCTCATTTGTGGTTCAAGTTGGTGACATCCGTCATTTGTGGAGCTAGGGGATATAATGAAAAGGAAAAATTCATTATGTTTGAAAAACATAGAAAGAGATTGCTGTCAAAGTTGGGAGGGATACGGACTAACTTTGGTAATTAAATTAGAT contains:
- the LOC110805161 gene encoding outer envelope pore protein 21B, chloroplastic, which codes for METSLRYGGDSKSLRMHAKQRLLIDPDTFLQVHGELDTRYGSPNYFCAMLRRFYNQPQLASSFGLGVQFDKHEKLGYIVRGKMAFPVTSNDSISFNVKGRCEIDKEFKQKRARGGAEFTWSIFNFQKEQDMRFKVGYEINDKVPYVQFRENNWTVNADAKGRWNIRYDL